From Pseudonocardia autotrophica, one genomic window encodes:
- a CDS encoding helix-turn-helix domain-containing protein, producing the protein MPVTSANVRPSRNAGPGEMLRFWRARRRRSQMDVALAAGVSTRHLSFVETGRSGASRELLGALAEQLEIPLRERNALLLAAGFAPAYAERPLDDPDLAPVRAALEQLVAAHEPYPALVVDRWGDVQLAGRSVTSLLGGLDPVVLGPPVNVYRACLHPGGLAPRIRNLAQWREHLLHRLERQIRVTADPRLGALLAECRDYPAPPETALPSAGSDVVLPMLLDTPAGTLAFHSTLTTFGAPHDVTLAELALETFLPADEATRAALQAMSGELS; encoded by the coding sequence ATGCCGGTGACCAGCGCGAACGTCCGTCCGTCCCGGAACGCAGGCCCGGGGGAGATGCTCCGGTTCTGGCGGGCCCGGCGGCGCCGCAGCCAGATGGACGTGGCGCTCGCGGCCGGCGTCTCCACCCGGCACCTGAGCTTCGTCGAGACCGGCCGCTCCGGTGCCAGCCGGGAACTGCTGGGCGCGCTCGCCGAGCAGCTGGAGATCCCGTTGCGCGAGCGCAACGCGCTGCTGCTCGCCGCGGGTTTCGCGCCCGCCTACGCCGAGCGCCCGCTCGACGACCCGGATCTCGCGCCGGTCCGAGCGGCTCTGGAACAGCTGGTCGCGGCGCACGAGCCGTATCCGGCGCTGGTCGTCGACCGCTGGGGTGACGTGCAGCTGGCCGGAAGATCCGTCACGTCCCTGCTCGGCGGGCTCGATCCGGTCGTGCTCGGGCCACCGGTGAACGTCTACCGGGCCTGCCTGCACCCGGGCGGTCTCGCGCCACGGATCCGGAACCTCGCGCAGTGGCGGGAGCACCTGCTGCACCGTCTGGAACGGCAGATCCGGGTCACCGCCGACCCACGGCTCGGTGCGCTGCTCGCCGAGTGCCGCGACTACCCGGCCCCGCCGGAGACCGCGCTGCCCTCGGCCGGTTCCGACGTGGTGCTCCCGATGCTGCTCGACACCCCGGCGGGCACGCTGGCGTTCCACTCGACGCTGACGACGTTCGGTGCCCCGCACGACGTCACCCTCGCCGAACTCGCACTGGAGACCTTCCTGCCGGCCGACGAGGCGACCCGCGCCGCCCTGCAGGCGATGTCAGGCGAATTGTCGTGA
- a CDS encoding nuclear transport factor 2 family protein, with amino-acid sequence MTETTTDFTALARRYVEAFNRTDPGARRRLVAELFAPGCRYVDPLADVTGHDGVDGFLGTVQDRLPGFEFRLLGDIDAHHDRARFRWQAAPPESYASGAEPPVIGFDVIVLDAEGRIEQVHGFLDAVPAP; translated from the coding sequence GTGACCGAGACGACGACCGACTTCACCGCACTCGCCCGGCGCTACGTCGAGGCCTTCAACCGGACCGACCCGGGTGCCCGGCGCCGGCTCGTCGCCGAGCTGTTCGCACCGGGCTGCCGCTACGTCGATCCGCTCGCCGATGTCACCGGCCACGACGGCGTCGACGGGTTCCTCGGGACCGTCCAGGACCGGCTGCCGGGTTTCGAGTTCCGGCTGCTGGGCGACATCGACGCCCACCACGACCGGGCCCGGTTCCGCTGGCAGGCCGCACCGCCGGAGAGCTACGCGAGCGGGGCGGAACCTCCGGTGATCGGTTTCGACGTGATCGTGCTGGACGCCGAGGGCCGGATCGAGCAGGTCCACGGATTCCTGGACGCGGTCCCCGCCCCCTGA